The sequence CGCCAGTACTCATACGCCTCGTCCCAACCACCGACCGTGATATACCCAGGCATATCACTTTTTGGTGGTTTATGATTCTTTTTTAACAATTCTTTCGCTATCTTTGGTGAATATTTCACAGCTTCTAATAATTTTCGCTTCGCCTGATCATACCTCCCAAGACGAAACAATGCTAAGGGAAACCCGTATAAGACCCCAGGTAAACCATCACCAGGATATTTCCTCCCTAACAAAACAGCTTTCTGATACTGCTGCGTCTCCAAATACCGACCCATGAGCAGCTCACGCACCCCTTGGTTATCATCTGGGTTATACGACAAGAGTTCCTCAAGCAAACACGTCGCTCTGCCTGCATCACCAGCATCGTGCACCGCCAGTGCAAGACCATGAAGACACCGCAGAAACGGACGGTTCTCCAGCCATCCCCACTCAAGACGATCACCAGGAGCAAACGTTTTTGGAAACGCCTGTCGACCAATCGCAACACCCTGTTCCCACAGCTGCAACGCCTCTGTCTTCTTTCCTTGTTCATCAAGAATGATCGCGAGATGATGCAATGCATCAATATGCAACGGTGCTTTCCGCAGCACATCACGGAACAACTGCTCCGCCCTCCCAACAGCTCCTTGTTCAAGGAACTCACACCCGTCATCAAAGGAATCATACACATCATCAAACTCCAGTGGTTCAAGAAACATCCATTCATGATCACCGACTGATTTCATCAACCATTGCCCCCGCCGTCCCTCACGTTTCTGTCTCCGAGAACCAAGAAGAAAATTCACCATCTCCACGATAGGGAGATCAGCACCATCTTTATTGTTGTTCACTCTTTTTTTCTTTGATTGCTTTTTCATCCTTCAGATTCCTCCGTGTTTCAACAACATCTACACATCCAAACCCCATCGCATTCTTCTCACCAAAACCTGCATCATACGCAAACCGAAGCAACTCTGTGCTTGCATCAACGGTAAACGTCATCAACGAGCAGCGCCTGGGCGTCGCACCCAGACCACCACCGATCACAATCCGTTTCGGTTTCCAAGACTGAACAGAAAGAATCTCAAAATGATCACACCGTGGTTTCTCCCTATAAAACTCAATGTACCGTTCCACCAGATTTTGATGCATATTCTCATGAAATTTCCCATCAGTAGGATACAAATCCCATTCAACCAACATGCCGTTCTTTTCGCGTTGCGTCTTGAGAAAAATCGGACTCAACGTCTTAAAAACACAGGGACTCCGAAACTCTTTATCCTGTAAAATCTCAATTCCAGTCACCACAAAATATGCCCCGTACAACTGAAACTCTGGTTCCTGCAACAACCCTTCAGCAAAACTTCGTACAAACTCAACATCAGGGGACGACAGAAAGAAATAGGCATCACTGAACTGCAAACCACCCTTTGCCTTCCTCCGTCTGGGAAAAACAAAATTCGAAAACGTATACAACTTAAACCCATCGGTTGCATGCGACGCATTCGCTAACCGTATGTTCCCAACAGCAAGCTTCCGATACAACATCGATGCCAACGCATATTGATAATCAAAGGGAAGGATACCGGACGTGGTTTTGTGAACTTGAATTTTTGCTCGCATATATCACAAATCCTTTGCGTAGATATATCAAACGAAAGGAGTATTCTATTTAAAAGCGTTCATGAAGAAACCGGGCAGAGTGGAATCTCTGCTGCGAAGCGATGGAATCGTTTCAAAGCATCACGTTTTTGATGTTCGCTGATGCGTGCTTGTCGAACAGCCTCATGGATCATATCAATTGACTGTTGATAGGTAGGCTGATCAACAGGAAATGGAACACCATCTTTACCACCATGAGCAAAGGTATATCGAATTGGGTCTTTCCATGATGGAGGTTCGCCGTAGATCAAATCAGCGATTAAGGCAAGCGCCCGAACCGTTGCTGGTCCGACACCAGGTAGAGCGATGAGTTCTTCATAGTTGTGCGGGTGAACATCGTAGATTTCTTGCATCAGCTGCCAATTA is a genomic window of Candidatus Thermoplasmatota archaeon containing:
- a CDS encoding tetratricopeptide repeat protein, coding for MKKQSKKKRVNNNKDGADLPIVEMVNFLLGSRRQKREGRRGQWLMKSVGDHEWMFLEPLEFDDVYDSFDDGCEFLEQGAVGRAEQLFRDVLRKAPLHIDALHHLAIILDEQGKKTEALQLWEQGVAIGRQAFPKTFAPGDRLEWGWLENRPFLRCLHGLALAVHDAGDAGRATCLLEELLSYNPDDNQGVRELLMGRYLETQQYQKAVLLGRKYPGDGLPGVLYGFPLALFRLGRYDQAKRKLLEAVKYSPKIAKELLKKNHKPPKSDMPGYITVGGWDEAYEYWRCFGRFWDEEALQWLRDTTKIEKIQLI
- the cas6 gene encoding CRISPR-associated endoribonuclease Cas6, which encodes MRAKIQVHKTTSGILPFDYQYALASMLYRKLAVGNIRLANASHATDGFKLYTFSNFVFPRRRKAKGGLQFSDAYFFLSSPDVEFVRSFAEGLLQEPEFQLYGAYFVVTGIEILQDKEFRSPCVFKTLSPIFLKTQREKNGMLVEWDLYPTDGKFHENMHQNLVERYIEFYREKPRCDHFEILSVQSWKPKRIVIGGGLGATPRRCSLMTFTVDASTELLRFAYDAGFGEKNAMGFGCVDVVETRRNLKDEKAIKEKKSEQQ